A segment of the Methanobrevibacter arboriphilus JCM 13429 = DSM 1125 genome:
AACAAAATTAAAAGAAGGATATGATTATTACATTGGTTCCTATAAATCTGGAAAGAAAATAGCTGATGCCATAAAAGAAGAGTTTGGAGGAATAATAAATGAGTCTCCAAGACTTATTAGTCAAGATAAATCAACAGGAAAAGGTTTATATAGAATATGGATTTTAATTCGTCTTCCTAAATTTAAAAAAGGAGATTTCATAAAATATAATGATAAATATTGGGAAATTATAAATATTGATGGTAAAAGAATTCTTATTCAAGATTTAGATACATTTGAGAAAATACCTTTACAATGGAAAGAATATGAAAATATTGAGTATATTAAAGAAGAAAAAAGTATTCAAACAACTACATTAATATCAAAATCCCCTTTAAACATGCAAATTTTAGATCCAGATGATTATACAGTAGTGGATATCCCTATAATTAATGAATATTTTAATGAAGTTAATATTGGAGATGAAGTAAAGATTATAAAAATTGAAAATCAGTTGTATCTTCTCCAAACTGAAAAATAATATTAGTTATACAATAAATACAAATATACATATATAATATAATGATATGTATATATCTTATTTTTAATATAATACTTATTTAATTAATTATTATTTTATAAAATTATAATAATAATTTATACAATTATAATTATAGATTAAAAATAATATATAAAAATAGTATAGATAAAAATAGATAAAAATGTAGTTATAAAAATAAATAATTATAAACAATACTCTGAAAATAATTTAACTTTAAATTTAAATTTATACAAAATTAAAAATAATCAAACTTAACAAGTGATTAAATGGATATCGATGAAAAAATAGACCTAATAAAAAAAGGAACACTAGAAATAATTAATCTTGAAGAGTTAAAAGAAAAACTTGAGAAAAATAGTCCAATTGCATATACTGGTTATGAACCTTCTGGAAAAATTCATTTAGGCCATGCTATTACTGTAATAAAATTAAAACAATTGCAAGAATTAGGGTTTAAAATAAAAATCCTTTTAGCAGACTACCATGCATACTTAAATGGAAAAGGTACTATTGAAGAAATAGAAAAAACAGCTAAGTATAATGAAAAGTGTTTTAAAGCATTGGGATTAAGTGAAGATACTGAATTTGTTTTAGGTTCAAGTTTCCAAACAAAACCAGAATATACTGATAAGATTTATAATTTAGCTACCCTTACAACATTAGTAAGAGCAAAAAGAAGTATGGATAAAGTAAGTAGAAATAGTGAAAATCCAAAAGTTGCAGATGCTATGTATCCATTAATGCAAGTAGCTGATATGGTTGCTTTAGATGTTGATGTTGCATTAGGTGGAATGGAACAAAGAAAGATACAAATGTTAGCTAGAGAGAACCTTCCAAAAATAAATAAAGCTCCTCCAGTATGTATACACACACCTCTTCTTCATGGTTTAGATGGTGATGAAAAAATGTCAAGTAGTAAAGGTAATTTCATAGCTATTGATGATAGTGAATCAGAAATAAGGAAAAAAATAAAT
Coding sequences within it:
- a CDS encoding tyrosine--tRNA ligase, whose amino-acid sequence is MDIDEKIDLIKKGTLEIINLEELKEKLEKNSPIAYTGYEPSGKIHLGHAITVIKLKQLQELGFKIKILLADYHAYLNGKGTIEEIEKTAKYNEKCFKALGLSEDTEFVLGSSFQTKPEYTDKIYNLATLTTLVRAKRSMDKVSRNSENPKVADAMYPLMQVADMVALDVDVALGGMEQRKIQMLARENLPKINKAPPVCIHTPLLHGLDGDEKMSSSKGNFIAIDDSESEIRKKINKSFCPIKEIEGNPIIELATHFIFTSQEKILIERPEKFGGNLNLTEKELVDIYTAGELHPMDLKNAVSSFLISYLASVREYMENN